From Thermoleophilum album:
GCCAGCTGGAACGCGAGATCGGCAAGTTGCTGCGCAAGACCGCCACAGCGATCGCCGACGGGAGCGCCAAGCCGCCGGTGCGGATCGACGAGGCCGCGCTGCGCCGCGCCCTCGGGCGTCCGCGCTACTTCCAAGAGACAGCCGAACGCACCGCGATCCCCGGGGTCGCCGCGGGTCTGTCGGTCACCCACGCGGGAGGCGACGTCCTGTTCGTCGAGGCGACTGCGATGCCGGCTACGGGGAGCGGCGGCGCTCTGGTCCTCACCGGTCAGCTCGGCGACGTGATGAAAGAGTCGGCGCGCATCGCGCTCTCGTACGTGCGCGCCAACCACGAGCGCCTCGGTATCCCGGCGACGGCGTTCGAAGCCCGCGACTTTCACATCCACGTACCGGCGGGAGCGATTCCGAAGGACGGCCCTAGCGCCGGCGTCACGATCGTCGCTGCGCTGGTGTCGCTCTTGAGCGGGCGGCCGGTTCGACCCGACGTCGGCATGACCGGAGAGGTGACGCTGCGCGGCCGCGTGCTTCCGGTCGGCGGCATAAAGCAGAAGGTGTTGGCGGCGCACGCTGCCGGGATCCGCGACGTGATCATCCCCGAGCGCAACCGTGCCGATCTCGACGACGTCCCCGCCGAAGTGCGACGCGAGCTGCGCATCCACCCGGTGATGACGATCGACGAGGCGCTCGAGCTGGCACTCGAGCCGCAGCCGACCACGGCGGTCACGGGCTGAGCGCGGGCTAAGCACGGCTGCGGCCGGAGCGTCGCGCCGTCCCGGGCGTCGCGCCGGCGAATGTGCTTGTATTTGCGCCTAGTCGCCGAGTCTTCGCCGTTCCGGCGGCGGGGAGCGGGGGACCCATCGGGCGAGTCCGTCGCCCTGGGGCGAATCGCCGCACAAGCGGCGTAGCGCACGTGCGCGAGCCCGTCAGCTCACCCCGTAGGCGCACAGGCAGAACGAACAGTGCTGACGCTCCGGCAAAAAATGCGCCAAGCAGGGCTTTCTGCGCGCACGACGCGTGCACGTCGTGTCGCCACGAGGCGGCCGTGCCGTCGGTCGGAGCGCGCGAGCCGGGTGACCTGGGGCCGAGCTCGTACCCTGGTTGCGGCGGCCGGCCTGGCCAGCATGGTCGTCGCGCTCCTGCTTGCCACCGCCGGCCTTGCCCCCGCCGTTCCAGCGGCCAGCGCCAGCGGCGGTGCGGCGGCACCGCCGGTCGGTGCTCCCCTTCTGCGCCTCGGCTCTTTCGCCGACAGCGTGCGCGCTGTGCAACGCCGGCTCCGCACCCGTTTTCGCGACGGGCTTTACGACGCTCTTACGCGCCGCGCCGTGGCGCGCTTTCAGCGCGCACGGCGGCTGCCCGCCACCGGCACCGTCGACTACCGAACCGCGCGTGCGCTGCGCATCGACCTCGCAGCCCACGCCGCGGCAGCCGACGAGCGGCCACGGGTGAGGGTGCCCGACGAACTCGAACGGATCGCTCGTTGCGAATCGGGTGGCAACCCGCGCGCGATCGGCGGGGGTGGACGCTTCCGTGGCAAGTACCAGTTCACGCGCGATACCTGGCGGCGCCTCGGCGGCTGGGGCGATCCGGCCAAGGCGCCCGAGTTCGTGCAAGACGTGATCGCGCTGCGGCTGTGGCGGGCCGAGGGCGCGAAGCCGTGGCCGGCGTGCTCGCGCGCTTTGTGACGGTTCGCTAGCGACGCGCCGGGCGCGGACAACGCGTCGCTCGCCGGCCAATCGCTGCTCGCCGACCGAGCACCGGTCGCCGACCAAGCTCTGCTCGCCTTCCAAGCGTGGCGCGACCCCGCGTGTGCGCGAAAATCGCGGCCGTGGCGGGATCGCTGCTCAGCGACCTCGTGGAGTTTCTGCGCATTCCCTCGGTGTCGGCGGGAGCGCCGCGGCCCGACGAGCTCGTGCGCGCCGCCCAGTGGCTCCGCCGCTACCTCGAACCGGTCTGCGACGTGCAGCTCGTCGACGTCGGGGACGCCGGGCCGCTCGTCGTGGCCGACGCGGGTCCTCCCGACGCACCGGCACTCCTGGTGTACGGGCACTACGACGTCCAGGATCCGGGACCGCGCGAGCGCTGGAGCTGCGATCCCTTCGCCGGCGTCGTGCGCGACGGGCGCATCTACGGCCGCGGCGCGGCCGACGACAAAGGCAACATGCTGCCGCTGCTGGCGGCAGTGCGCGACCGCGCCGCCGCGGGCGAGCTCGCATTGCGCACGCGGATCGTCGTCGAGGGCGCGGAGGAAACCGGCAGCGCCGGCGCCTGCCGCTGGCTGCGCGACCACGCCTCGGGCTTCGCTGCCGCCGTCGTGTTCGACACGACGATGGCCGACGCCTCCACGCCGCTTCTGTGCATCGGCGCGCGCGGCCTGGTCATGCTGAGAGCGCGGATCGAGGTCGCCGCGCGCGACGTCCACTCTGGCCTCTACGGAGGAGTCGCGCGCAACGCCCTGCACGATCTCGGTAGCGCGATCGCGGCGCTCGCAGCTTGCGACCCGGCGTTCGGCGAGAAAGTCCGGCCGCCGCTCGCGATCGAGCGCGCTAGCTGGGCGCGGATGCGCAGTGGCGACGAGCTTCTGCGGGTGGCGGGCGCCGCCGGTGAGGGCGAGCGCTCGCAGCGCTTCTGGGAGCTCACGACGGCGCGGCCGGCGCTCGACGTGCACGAGGTCGCCGGCGGTGCGCCGCGCACGATCGTGCCGGCGCGCGCCGCGTGCACGCTCAGCGTGCGCCTGGTTCCCGACCAGCGTCCCGAGGCGGTGGCTGCAGCGGTAGCTGCGGAGCTGCGGCGCGCGTTGCCGGCCGACGTCTCGCTCGCGACCGAGACGATCGCGAGCGCCGCGCCGGTGCTCTTCGATCCGGAGGACCGCGTCCTGGCGGCAGCGCGGCGCGCCCTCGCCCGCGCCTGCGGTCGCGGGCCGGCAGTGGCGCGAAGCGGCGGCACGCTGCCGGTCCTCGCCGAGCTGGCGCACGCCGGCGTGCCGACCGTCTTCAGCGGTTTCGCGCTCGACGAGGACGCCGTCCACGGCCCCGACGAGAGCTTTCGCGTCGACGCGCTCGAGCTCGGCTATCGCGCAGCGGGCGAACTGCTGGCGGAACTGGAGCAGGTGCTACGGGCATGAGCGGTGAGGAGCGCACGCGAGCGCAGGC
This genomic window contains:
- a CDS encoding transglycosylase family protein translates to MVVALLLATAGLAPAVPAASASGGAAAPPVGAPLLRLGSFADSVRAVQRRLRTRFRDGLYDALTRRAVARFQRARRLPATGTVDYRTARALRIDLAAHAAAADERPRVRVPDELERIARCESGGNPRAIGGGGRFRGKYQFTRDTWRRLGGWGDPAKAPEFVQDVIALRLWRAEGAKPWPACSRAL
- a CDS encoding M20/M25/M40 family metallo-hydrolase, which gives rise to MAGSLLSDLVEFLRIPSVSAGAPRPDELVRAAQWLRRYLEPVCDVQLVDVGDAGPLVVADAGPPDAPALLVYGHYDVQDPGPRERWSCDPFAGVVRDGRIYGRGAADDKGNMLPLLAAVRDRAAAGELALRTRIVVEGAEETGSAGACRWLRDHASGFAAAVVFDTTMADASTPLLCIGARGLVMLRARIEVAARDVHSGLYGGVARNALHDLGSAIAALAACDPAFGEKVRPPLAIERASWARMRSGDELLRVAGAAGEGERSQRFWELTTARPALDVHEVAGGAPRTIVPARAACTLSVRLVPDQRPEAVAAAVAAELRRALPADVSLATETIASAAPVLFDPEDRVLAAARRALARACGRGPAVARSGGTLPVLAELAHAGVPTVFSGFALDEDAVHGPDESFRVDALELGYRAAGELLAELEQVLRA